One segment of Phaeacidiphilus oryzae TH49 DNA contains the following:
- a CDS encoding D-alanyl-D-alanine carboxypeptidase family protein, producing MAIDPQTSYGTPTRYRARRRHRRLLGAVLALLLIAGALVGAGHVLGGKGGSAAPLSSDGWPRSGQGAYAIDGGRPAASPDQRPVPIASVAKVMTAYLVLKHDPLEGTEDGRVFVVGRGDVEDTERRRMEDQSVVAVLAGERLTERDALMAVLLPSANNIAALVARQVAGSEASFVAEMNATAKALGISRTTYTDPSGYDAGTVSTALDQLRLAETAAGDPTLAAMMATRDYVLPVAGSVRNTDTLLGRDGFLGMKTGSDAAAGGSFMFRARWRGADGREVTVIGVVLGQQGPDLIAAGLSAADQLVRRVAGGST from the coding sequence ATGGCCATCGATCCTCAGACCTCGTACGGGACGCCGACCCGGTACCGGGCGCGTCGGCGCCATCGCAGGCTGCTCGGGGCGGTTCTGGCGCTGCTCCTCATCGCCGGGGCGCTGGTCGGGGCCGGCCACGTCCTCGGCGGGAAGGGCGGTTCGGCCGCCCCGCTCTCCTCGGACGGCTGGCCCCGGAGCGGGCAGGGGGCGTATGCGATCGACGGGGGGCGGCCGGCGGCGAGCCCGGACCAGCGTCCGGTGCCGATCGCCAGTGTGGCGAAGGTGATGACCGCGTATCTGGTGCTGAAGCACGACCCGCTGGAGGGGACGGAGGACGGGCGGGTGTTCGTCGTCGGCCGGGGCGATGTCGAGGACACCGAGCGGCGGCGGATGGAGGACCAGTCGGTCGTCGCGGTTCTGGCCGGCGAGCGGCTGACCGAGCGGGACGCGCTGATGGCCGTCCTGCTGCCGTCCGCGAACAACATCGCGGCGCTGGTCGCCCGGCAGGTCGCGGGCAGTGAGGCCTCGTTCGTCGCCGAGATGAACGCGACGGCGAAGGCACTGGGAATCTCCCGGACCACCTACACCGACCCGAGCGGGTACGACGCGGGGACGGTGTCGACCGCGCTCGACCAGCTGCGCCTGGCGGAGACGGCGGCCGGCGATCCGACGCTGGCGGCGATGATGGCCACGCGCGACTACGTCCTGCCGGTGGCGGGGTCGGTGCGCAACACCGACACGCTGCTGGGGCGGGACGGCTTCCTCGGGATGAAGACCGGGTCGGATGCGGCGGCCGGGGGGAGCTTCATGTTCCGGGCGCGGTGGCGGGGAGCCGACGGCCGGGAGGTGACGGTCATCGGCGTGGTACTCGGCCAGCAGGGGCCGGACCTGATAGCCGCGGGGCTGTCGGCGGCGGACCAGCTGGTGCGGCGGGTGGCGGGGGGCTCCACGTGA